One window of Clostridia bacterium genomic DNA carries:
- a CDS encoding asparaginase has product MKNKHILLILVGGTICTALNEEGNLSVSEKAGSHLVSAFENSSSPYAKQVSFDLTENLYILSENMTVEKWNLMLDTYLSHTKNTHYDGIIFAHGTDTLAYSASLFAQLLSATDVPVFFVSANKNLSDAASNGHANFRCAVECICRNITPNVYVSYRNISDGKMYLHLGSRLQQCPNYAEDFQSAGMLDISDISEQNFTSYFERIQILYPPKKRNAFAIESIKLKPCVLLLTPYVGIRYDAYHYEKFDAVLHGTFHSGTACAEGEVNSVLDMLDRCAELHVDAYLSPALLKKGTYETVSIIGNHEKNGQKFKFLYGFTQETAYAKLLIAYSCFLDATDRQTFIETEHNFEITDRKETAES; this is encoded by the coding sequence ATGAAAAACAAACACATTCTGCTGATTTTGGTGGGTGGTACCATTTGTACTGCGCTGAACGAGGAGGGCAATCTTTCGGTCAGCGAAAAAGCCGGCTCACATCTCGTATCCGCTTTTGAAAACTCTTCCTCACCTTACGCAAAACAAGTCAGCTTTGATTTAACCGAAAATTTGTATATTTTAAGCGAAAACATGACGGTGGAAAAGTGGAATTTAATGCTTGACACCTACCTTTCGCACACCAAAAACACACATTACGACGGTATTATTTTTGCCCACGGCACAGACACCTTGGCGTATTCGGCATCTCTTTTTGCCCAGCTGTTAAGCGCAACCGATGTGCCCGTATTTTTTGTTTCTGCAAACAAAAATTTAAGCGATGCAGCGTCAAACGGTCATGCAAATTTCCGATGCGCAGTAGAATGTATTTGCCGGAACATCACGCCGAATGTTTATGTATCGTACCGGAATATTTCAGACGGAAAAATGTATTTGCATTTAGGGTCGCGCCTTCAACAGTGTCCCAACTACGCAGAGGATTTCCAAAGTGCAGGAATGCTTGATATCAGTGATATCAGCGAGCAGAATTTTACGTCCTATTTTGAAAGAATCCAAATACTGTATCCGCCTAAGAAGCGGAATGCTTTTGCAATCGAAAGCATAAAGCTGAAGCCTTGCGTGCTACTGCTTACCCCCTATGTGGGCATCCGCTACGATGCGTACCATTATGAAAAATTTGATGCGGTACTGCACGGCACATTCCACTCGGGAACTGCCTGTGCAGAAGGCGAAGTAAATTCTGTTTTAGATATGCTTGACCGCTGTGCCGAGTTGCATGTGGACGCCTATTTGTCCCCGGCTCTGCTGAAAAAAGGGACGTATGAGACGGTTTCAATCATCGGAAATCACGAAAAGAACGGTCAAAAATTCAAATTTTTATACGGATTTACCCAAGAAACGGCATATGCCAAGCTTTTGATTGCTTACTCCTGTTTTTTGGATGCAACCGACAGACAGACATTTATCGAAACAGAGCATAATTTTGAAATAACAGACAGAAAGGAGACCGCTGAATCATGA